A single genomic interval of Fructobacillus americanaquae harbors:
- the mraZ gene encoding division/cell wall cluster transcriptional repressor MraZ — MFMGESSHNLDSKGRLTIPVKFRNQLGESFVIVRWMEHALRAMPMSVWQNLEEQLNTLPLGKKEARAFKRFVLAGAKEAEFDKQGRIIVDGNLQDYAQIDKEVVVTGAGDSFEIWSKENWQAYTEDTAENFDEIAEGLVDFDF; from the coding sequence ATGTTCATGGGGGAATCTTCACATAATTTAGACTCCAAGGGTCGGCTCACCATCCCTGTTAAGTTTCGAAATCAATTGGGTGAATCTTTCGTGATTGTCCGATGGATGGAACATGCCTTACGGGCCATGCCGATGTCGGTTTGGCAAAACTTAGAGGAACAATTAAACACTTTGCCGCTTGGGAAAAAAGAAGCCCGGGCCTTTAAGCGTTTTGTTTTAGCCGGCGCTAAAGAAGCAGAGTTTGATAAGCAGGGGCGCATCATTGTTGATGGTAACCTGCAAGACTATGCCCAGATCGATAAAGAAGTGGTTGTGACGGGCGCCGGTGATTCTTTTGAAATTTGGTCAAAGGAAAATTGGCAGGCCTATACCGAGGATACTGCTGAAAACTTTGATGAAATTGCTGAAGGATTGGTTGACTTTGATTTTTAA
- a CDS encoding DUF4044 domain-containing protein produces MLLPIMAKKKAKKKVSQTPIQKNANVDTELQDEVIRQLNKRPIPKVEKKKKSKFQIWTWIMSIFMVIVMAGSVIYAAIAAIGH; encoded by the coding sequence ATGTTGCTACCAATCATGGCCAAGAAAAAAGCAAAGAAAAAAGTAAGTCAAACACCCATTCAAAAAAATGCAAACGTTGATACCGAACTGCAAGATGAAGTTATCCGTCAATTAAATAAACGACCAATCCCAAAGGTTGAAAAGAAAAAGAAGAGTAAGTTCCAGATTTGGACTTGGATCATGTCAATCTTTATGGTGATTGTCATGGCCGGTTCCGTTATCTATGCCGCCATCGCTGCCATTGGCCACTAA
- a CDS encoding DAK2 domain-containing protein, whose translation MTAEKIMTITAADYGKMVNAAAAKLTANAENINKLNVFPVPDGDTGTNMAMSMASGAQYERDAQEETVGALAKATAKGLLMGARGNSGVILSQIFRGMADSLADQDNLSARDLADALMMAAQVAYKSVMKPTEGTILTVIRESAAAADQAANAGADLPTMMDQVAHAAQVALDKTPDLLPVLKEVGVVDSGGQGLVLVLSAFAEVISGTISEENLQTPDNAELDQMVSKLHAGAQANESLRPEDIQYGYCTEVMVEIGKGTTVEKPFDYQTFYDYIADKGDSLLVINDEDVVKVHVHTEDPGAIIHWGGEFGSLVKVKVDNMRDQQQAVIDEQEKEDRKNQQVTQEQKPAPDVAVFAVAAGDGVAQLFDSLGVYQVITGGQTMNPSTADFVEAIEKSQAKAAIILPNNSNIFLAADQAKDLVDVPVEVVKSRTIQQGLTAMLGYNPTVSVTDNQAAMTEQLATVVSGQITHSVRDTTLHGQTIKKGDWLGMVDGEIVVVGQKLVETAKDTLAKMLDDDSEIVTIITGKDAKKKDIKALTEAVDDLDEDLECEVHDGGQDLYPFLLSVE comes from the coding sequence ATGACTGCAGAAAAAATAATGACTATCACTGCTGCCGATTATGGCAAGATGGTCAATGCCGCCGCGGCCAAGTTGACTGCGAATGCGGAGAACATTAACAAGTTAAACGTTTTTCCCGTTCCTGACGGAGATACAGGGACCAATATGGCCATGTCAATGGCTTCAGGTGCGCAATACGAGCGTGATGCCCAGGAAGAAACGGTTGGGGCCTTAGCCAAGGCCACAGCGAAAGGCCTTTTAATGGGGGCTCGTGGTAATTCTGGCGTGATCTTGTCACAAATATTCCGCGGCATGGCCGATTCTTTGGCTGATCAGGATAACCTTTCAGCCCGAGATTTGGCCGATGCTTTGATGATGGCTGCTCAAGTCGCTTATAAATCAGTGATGAAGCCAACAGAAGGTACTATCTTAACGGTAATTCGTGAATCTGCGGCTGCTGCTGATCAAGCGGCCAATGCTGGTGCTGATTTACCAACGATGATGGATCAGGTCGCCCACGCTGCTCAAGTGGCTTTAGACAAGACACCTGACCTTTTGCCTGTTTTGAAAGAAGTTGGTGTAGTCGACTCTGGTGGCCAGGGTCTTGTTTTGGTTTTGTCAGCTTTTGCTGAAGTAATTTCGGGTACAATTTCAGAAGAAAATTTACAGACGCCTGATAACGCCGAACTTGATCAGATGGTTTCAAAGTTGCATGCGGGTGCCCAAGCAAATGAATCATTACGGCCAGAAGACATTCAGTACGGTTACTGTACGGAGGTCATGGTTGAAATTGGTAAGGGAACAACGGTTGAAAAGCCATTCGACTACCAAACTTTTTATGATTACATCGCTGACAAGGGTGATTCACTCTTGGTCATCAATGACGAAGATGTTGTCAAGGTTCACGTTCATACTGAGGATCCCGGTGCGATTATTCATTGGGGTGGTGAATTTGGCTCATTGGTCAAGGTCAAGGTTGATAACATGCGTGATCAACAGCAGGCCGTCATCGATGAACAAGAAAAAGAAGACCGAAAGAACCAACAGGTTACACAAGAACAAAAGCCGGCCCCTGATGTAGCGGTTTTTGCAGTAGCAGCTGGTGATGGCGTAGCACAATTATTTGATTCTTTGGGCGTGTACCAGGTGATTACCGGTGGTCAAACAATGAATCCTTCAACGGCTGATTTTGTCGAAGCCATTGAAAAGTCACAAGCAAAGGCAGCAATCATTTTGCCAAATAACTCGAATATTTTCTTGGCGGCTGACCAGGCGAAAGACTTGGTTGATGTGCCGGTTGAAGTAGTGAAGTCACGGACGATTCAGCAAGGCTTAACAGCAATGTTGGGCTACAACCCGACGGTTTCGGTAACGGATAATCAAGCAGCCATGACTGAACAGTTAGCAACAGTTGTTTCTGGCCAGATTACTCATTCGGTTCGTGATACAACGTTGCATGGTCAAACCATTAAAAAAGGTGATTGGCTAGGAATGGTTGATGGCGAAATCGTTGTCGTTGGCCAAAAGTTAGTGGAAACAGCCAAGGATACTTTAGCGAAGATGTTAGACGATGATAGTGAAATTGTCACGATCATTACTGGTAAGGATGCAAAAAAGAAAGATATCAAGGCTTTGACCGAAGCAGTTGATGACCTTGATGAAGACTTGGAATGCGAAGTTCATGACGGTGGTCAGGACCTTTATCCATTCTTGCTATCTGTTGAATAA
- a CDS encoding Asp23/Gls24 family envelope stress response protein gives MAIKIQTQNGEIKIENDVIASVVGGATIANPGVVGMASRATLRDGMNQILNRENYGRGVVVSQTAAGVIVDVYIVVRYGMKLAEISTSVQRKVKYYLDSYLGIHVPEVNVIVQGIETKD, from the coding sequence ATGGCAATTAAGATTCAAACTCAAAATGGTGAAATCAAAATTGAAAACGACGTAATCGCGTCGGTTGTTGGTGGGGCCACAATTGCCAACCCTGGTGTGGTTGGCATGGCTTCACGGGCGACTTTGCGTGATGGTATGAACCAAATTTTGAACCGGGAAAATTATGGTCGCGGTGTTGTTGTTTCGCAAACGGCCGCTGGCGTTATTGTGGATGTTTATATTGTTGTGCGTTATGGCATGAAGTTAGCAGAGATTTCCACGTCGGTTCAACGCAAAGTCAAGTATTATTTGGATAGTTATTTGGGAATTCATGTACCCGAAGTTAACGTGATTGTCCAAGGAATTGAAACCAAGGATTAA
- the rpmB gene encoding 50S ribosomal protein L28, which produces MAKDAITGARTRFGNQRSHALNSSRRSWKPNLQKVTVKINGSAPKKVYLTARTLKAGLKNGLIERV; this is translated from the coding sequence ATGGCAAAAGATGCAATTACTGGTGCACGCACCCGTTTTGGTAATCAACGTTCACACGCCTTGAATTCAAGTCGTCGTAGCTGGAAGCCAAACTTGCAAAAGGTTACTGTTAAGATTAACGGTTCCGCACCTAAGAAAGTTTACTTAACGGCACGTACTTTGAAGGCCGGATTGAAGAACGGCTTAATTGAACGTGTTTAA
- the trxA gene encoding thioredoxin yields MAVTAITDANFEKETATGVAITDFWATWCGPCKMQSPVLDALSDEDATKNINFYKVDVDENKETAANFGIRAIPTLVVTKDGQAVERITGFHNKEQLAQILQKYA; encoded by the coding sequence ATGGCTGTAACAGCAATTACTGATGCAAATTTCGAAAAAGAAACCGCCACTGGCGTTGCCATTACGGATTTTTGGGCAACTTGGTGTGGTCCTTGCAAGATGCAATCACCCGTTTTAGATGCTTTGTCTGATGAAGATGCTACTAAGAATATTAACTTTTATAAAGTTGATGTTGATGAAAACAAGGAAACTGCTGCAAACTTCGGTATTCGTGCAATTCCAACTTTGGTCGTGACAAAGGATGGTCAAGCCGTTGAACGGATTACCGGTTTCCATAACAAGGAGCAATTAGCTCAAATTTTGCAAAAGTACGCATAA
- a CDS encoding thiamine diphosphokinase produces the protein MRINILAGGPTEFWPDDIFEQEGQWLGADRGAWYLMQAGMDFQTVVGDFDSLTKDEFEEVTSHLEANHVYRFPPEKDFTDTQLAIKAAASLGADEIRVYGATGGRLDHLLANLTFPAMAGFTELAQEIDLPNLVERVALVDQQNVVSYLLPGEKVVQHIKGMKYLGFMPLGIVDNLEIIDAKYTLTQKESKAIMWSSNEFIDELVHLSFDSGIMIVTQSKDGGK, from the coding sequence ATGCGAATTAATATCTTAGCTGGGGGTCCGACTGAATTTTGGCCTGATGATATTTTTGAGCAAGAAGGGCAGTGGTTGGGTGCTGATCGTGGCGCTTGGTACTTAATGCAGGCTGGAATGGACTTTCAAACGGTGGTTGGCGACTTTGATTCTTTGACAAAAGATGAGTTTGAGGAAGTTACCAGTCATTTGGAAGCTAACCATGTCTATCGTTTTCCTCCGGAAAAAGACTTTACTGATACGCAGCTAGCCATCAAGGCTGCAGCTAGTCTCGGTGCAGATGAAATCAGAGTTTATGGAGCAACTGGTGGCCGTCTCGACCATCTTTTAGCTAATTTAACTTTTCCAGCAATGGCTGGCTTTACTGAATTGGCACAAGAGATTGATTTGCCAAATTTAGTGGAACGGGTTGCCCTGGTTGATCAGCAGAATGTTGTTTCTTATTTGTTGCCTGGGGAAAAGGTGGTTCAGCACATTAAAGGTATGAAATATCTAGGCTTTATGCCATTGGGTATAGTTGATAATTTGGAAATCATTGATGCGAAGTATACCTTGACACAGAAAGAAAGTAAGGCTATAATGTGGTCATCAAATGAATTTATTGATGAATTGGTCCACTTGTCTTTTGACAGTGGAATCATGATCGTTACTCAGAGTAAAGATGGAGGTAAGTAA
- the rpe gene encoding ribulose-phosphate 3-epimerase, with translation MAGIIAPSILSADVTKLGADVALVEKAGAKYLHIDLMDGSFVPSMAYGPAWVKQLRPQTDLFLDVHLMAVHPENHVEELAEAGADLIGVHVESTPHIHRVLQMIKAAGVKAEVVINPGTPVSAIIPVLTMVDQVLVMTVNPGFGGQAFLPEMVEKIKELSIYKQDNGLDYDIEVDGGINDKTIALTAAAGANVFVAGSYVYDKKDPAAKVAKLLDLTK, from the coding sequence ATGGCAGGAATTATTGCTCCATCAATTTTGAGTGCGGATGTCACCAAGTTAGGCGCAGATGTCGCCTTGGTGGAAAAGGCTGGTGCAAAGTATTTGCACATCGACTTGATGGACGGTTCATTTGTTCCATCGATGGCTTATGGTCCAGCTTGGGTAAAGCAATTACGCCCGCAAACTGATTTGTTCTTGGATGTCCATTTGATGGCTGTCCACCCAGAAAACCATGTTGAAGAATTGGCTGAGGCTGGTGCTGACTTAATTGGAGTTCACGTGGAATCGACGCCACATATTCACCGTGTTTTACAAATGATTAAAGCTGCTGGTGTGAAGGCAGAGGTGGTGATTAATCCCGGAACACCGGTGTCAGCTATTATTCCTGTCTTAACAATGGTCGACCAGGTCTTAGTAATGACGGTTAATCCTGGTTTTGGCGGTCAGGCCTTCTTGCCAGAAATGGTTGAAAAGATTAAGGAATTGTCTATTTATAAGCAAGATAATGGTTTGGACTACGATATCGAAGTTGATGGTGGCATTAACGATAAAACGATTGCTTTGACGGCCGCTGCCGGTGCAAATGTTTTCGTTGCTGGTTCATATGTCTACGATAAGAAGGATCCAGCTGCTAAAGTTGCTAAGTTGCTGGATTTAACTAAGTAA
- the rsgA gene encoding ribosome small subunit-dependent GTPase A, translating into MKTGRIIRSLAGYYDIMMDDGVVERTRARGQFRQKNHRPLVGDFADFESENGEGFIWALHDRKNALVRPPIANVDLAIVVTSVVEPAFSQNLLDRQLVALEAAFVKPVLYFSKMDLLDSTDRQDFEATLAEYRAIGYDVIASDDDVAAAFQPILKKQVVVAMGQTGAGKSTLLNTLAPELQLETGVVSKALSRGKHTTRQVSLILVPAFEALIADTPGFSSYEVFDFPVEELGNYFPEIKAVSGQCRFRTCSHINEPGCAVKEGVALGSISQARYNSYELFYQIIKGKRPVYQKTSQKWRQ; encoded by the coding sequence ATGAAAACAGGACGGATTATTCGGTCGTTGGCCGGTTACTATGACATCATGATGGATGATGGGGTTGTTGAACGCACGCGAGCGCGCGGACAATTTCGTCAAAAAAACCACCGCCCCCTAGTCGGCGATTTTGCTGATTTTGAATCGGAAAACGGCGAGGGTTTTATTTGGGCGTTACATGATCGGAAAAATGCTTTGGTGCGACCACCCATTGCTAATGTTGATTTAGCCATTGTTGTGACTTCGGTTGTTGAACCAGCCTTTTCTCAAAATTTGTTGGATCGGCAATTGGTAGCGCTTGAGGCCGCTTTCGTGAAACCTGTCCTCTATTTTTCCAAGATGGACTTGCTCGATTCGACTGATCGACAAGATTTTGAGGCAACCTTAGCCGAATATCGTGCGATTGGTTATGATGTCATCGCCTCCGATGATGATGTTGCTGCCGCTTTCCAGCCAATTTTGAAAAAACAGGTTGTGGTGGCGATGGGTCAAACAGGAGCGGGTAAATCAACGCTACTAAACACTTTGGCACCAGAATTGCAGTTAGAGACGGGGGTTGTTTCAAAAGCGCTCTCGCGTGGAAAACATACAACTCGACAAGTTTCGTTAATTTTAGTCCCAGCTTTTGAGGCTTTGATTGCTGACACGCCAGGATTTTCATCCTATGAAGTCTTTGACTTTCCGGTTGAAGAATTAGGAAATTACTTTCCTGAGATAAAAGCGGTCAGTGGCCAGTGCCGCTTTCGGACTTGCTCGCACATCAATGAACCTGGTTGTGCGGTGAAAGAGGGGGTTGCCCTTGGCAGTATTTCACAAGCACGGTATAATAGTTACGAACTGTTTTATCAAATTATTAAAGGGAAACGGCCAGTCTATCAAAAGACGAGCCAAAAATGGCGTCAGTAA
- the pknB gene encoding Stk1 family PASTA domain-containing Ser/Thr kinase, whose protein sequence is MEQGTMIDHRYRVVHPLGGGGMANVYQAFDTYLNRDVTLKMIRLDIKDQPDAVERFQREAKAATALVNDHIVQVYDAGEFDGSSYLVMEYVDGMDLKDYTQAHFPIPYHKVVDIMEQILDAVAAAHRAGIIHRDLKPQNILIDRQGQVKITDFGIATAKKSESLTQVHTVIGSIHYLAPELPIGQHASAQSDIYALGVILYELLTNQVPYQGDTPEQVAYKHGNMPMPFVRDFDSQVPQPLENVILRATAKNPVDRYFSAEDMAADLKTSLSKRRSKESRYVPETSDETRLVDTDLADRPYVADPDILKDPEEGKSVTDQIIDYAKQGMSIKEIAMQVDRMPKFVRQVLSKNGVKYKSAKKWVVSLVMLVLLLASFGGASYFKNNYVTMPDVTNMSVNQAESKLSDAGLTVSGPTYASSKTVTSGQVMKTKPGSGAYLKKGTSVSLVVSSGANKVTLADYSGWSYGEAAAQLSGQGFTVKRKSQASSDVPSGEVISQSAAAFTAVDPSSTTITLTVSTGPSKVQVPNLVGKNQSDAMNWANSNRIQLSFNFTNSSQTSGQVIAQDIPAGSQITSDKTLTLTISAGQENSTNSNNNSNDSNNNSSNSSSSSSSSSSSSPSSNNH, encoded by the coding sequence ATGGAACAAGGAACGATGATTGATCACCGCTACCGTGTAGTGCACCCTCTGGGTGGTGGTGGCATGGCCAATGTCTACCAAGCTTTTGACACTTATTTAAACCGTGATGTTACGTTGAAGATGATTCGATTGGACATCAAGGACCAACCAGACGCTGTTGAACGCTTTCAACGTGAGGCAAAAGCAGCAACAGCTTTGGTCAACGACCATATTGTCCAGGTTTATGATGCCGGTGAGTTTGATGGCTCTTCTTATTTGGTGATGGAATATGTCGATGGGATGGATTTGAAGGATTACACGCAGGCGCATTTTCCAATCCCTTATCACAAGGTTGTTGATATCATGGAACAAATCTTGGATGCAGTGGCAGCTGCCCATCGTGCTGGTATTATTCATCGTGATTTGAAACCACAAAACATCTTGATTGATCGACAAGGGCAAGTGAAGATTACCGATTTTGGGATTGCAACGGCCAAAAAATCAGAGTCGTTGACTCAGGTACACACGGTGATCGGCTCAATTCATTACCTGGCGCCGGAACTGCCCATCGGTCAGCATGCCTCTGCCCAGTCCGATATTTATGCGCTGGGTGTTATTTTGTATGAACTGTTGACGAACCAAGTGCCTTATCAAGGTGATACGCCAGAACAAGTGGCTTATAAGCATGGGAACATGCCAATGCCTTTTGTGCGCGATTTTGATAGCCAGGTTCCCCAGCCATTAGAAAATGTTATTTTGCGGGCAACTGCTAAAAATCCAGTAGACCGCTATTTTTCGGCTGAAGATATGGCCGCTGACCTTAAAACTTCGTTGTCGAAAAGACGCTCCAAAGAGAGTCGGTACGTGCCAGAAACCTCTGATGAGACGCGTTTAGTTGATACTGATTTAGCAGATCGCCCCTATGTGGCTGACCCTGATATTTTAAAAGATCCCGAAGAAGGAAAATCGGTCACTGATCAAATTATTGATTATGCTAAGCAGGGAATGTCGATCAAAGAAATTGCCATGCAAGTTGATCGGATGCCAAAGTTTGTTCGTCAGGTTTTGTCCAAAAATGGTGTTAAGTACAAGTCGGCCAAAAAGTGGGTTGTTTCCTTAGTAATGCTAGTCTTGTTGTTGGCTAGCTTTGGTGGGGCAAGTTATTTTAAAAATAACTATGTCACTATGCCGGATGTCACCAATATGTCTGTAAACCAAGCTGAAAGCAAGCTTTCTGATGCTGGATTGACGGTGTCCGGTCCAACTTATGCGTCGTCCAAGACGGTTACTAGTGGCCAAGTGATGAAGACGAAACCTGGATCGGGCGCCTACCTAAAAAAGGGAACTTCCGTTTCTTTGGTGGTTTCCTCTGGTGCGAATAAGGTCACTCTAGCCGACTATAGTGGTTGGAGCTATGGCGAAGCAGCGGCGCAGCTAAGTGGTCAAGGCTTCACCGTTAAGCGAAAAAGCCAAGCTAGTTCTGATGTTCCGAGTGGGGAAGTCATTTCCCAATCGGCTGCGGCCTTTACCGCTGTTGATCCTAGTTCAACGACAATCACTTTAACGGTTTCAACTGGTCCAAGTAAGGTTCAAGTGCCAAACCTGGTTGGTAAGAACCAAAGTGATGCAATGAACTGGGCAAATTCGAACCGGATTCAGCTCAGTTTTAACTTTACAAATTCTAGCCAAACAAGTGGTCAGGTAATTGCCCAAGATATACCAGCTGGTTCGCAGATTACTTCCGATAAAACGCTAACCTTGACGATTTCTGCTGGCCAGGAAAATAGTACGAATAGCAACAATAATAGTAATGATTCGAATAATAATTCATCGAACTCTTCTTCGTCTTCGTCCTCGAGTTCCTCCTCATCACCTTCGTCCAATAACCATTAG
- a CDS encoding PP2C family protein-serine/threonine phosphatase translates to MAIAYISEKGPTRVDNQDAVGAFYNQSGEALVVVADGVASNPGSKQASQIVVETLGTAWQKRNMTDPESVKAWLVHQAALANRAILLAGQKNPRVNNMATTVVLAACLPGKILVANAGDSRAYFLRGKKAELLTFDHTLRNEIKRDSGQIYDESLPEANSLTRYLGVNQKVDLEWTTFVPKKDDWLYLTSDGLAKILSIEDQVKLLQPGRHRPGNEPPLGSVLDLTERIRALMKAANARQAPDNITALLVTDLTNPNQQMAAKAYADVRQQSDTDQEMPQQTGRQN, encoded by the coding sequence ATGGCAATTGCTTATATCAGCGAAAAAGGCCCTACTCGGGTCGATAATCAAGACGCAGTGGGCGCCTTTTATAATCAATCAGGCGAAGCCTTAGTGGTTGTCGCTGATGGTGTTGCCTCTAATCCGGGTTCTAAGCAGGCCAGCCAAATTGTGGTGGAAACCCTTGGTACTGCTTGGCAAAAAAGGAACATGACCGATCCAGAAAGTGTGAAGGCCTGGTTGGTGCATCAAGCCGCCTTGGCCAATCGCGCTATTTTGTTAGCAGGACAAAAAAATCCTCGGGTTAACAATATGGCGACAACAGTGGTTTTGGCTGCTTGCTTGCCGGGAAAAATTTTAGTTGCAAATGCAGGTGATTCTCGGGCTTATTTCTTGCGGGGGAAAAAGGCTGAATTGTTGACTTTTGATCACACCCTGCGGAATGAAATTAAGCGGGATAGTGGTCAAATTTATGATGAAAGCCTACCCGAAGCCAATTCTTTAACCCGCTATTTGGGGGTCAATCAAAAAGTTGACCTTGAATGGACAACTTTTGTCCCTAAAAAAGATGATTGGCTTTATTTGACCTCCGATGGTCTGGCCAAGATTCTTTCAATTGAAGACCAGGTCAAATTGCTCCAACCAGGACGCCACCGGCCAGGAAATGAGCCGCCATTGGGGTCTGTCTTAGACCTAACCGAACGAATCCGGGCGCTAATGAAGGCGGCCAATGCGCGCCAGGCACCGGATAATATTACGGCATTGCTGGTGACAGATTTAACGAATCCAAATCAACAAATGGCGGCCAAGGCGTATGCCGATGTTCGTCAACAATCAGATACTGACCAAGAAATGCCACAACAAACAGGGAGGCAAAACTAA
- the rsmB gene encoding 16S rRNA (cytosine(967)-C(5))-methyltransferase RsmB, with translation MPNQVKSSQSPRLLAVVTLAKIKNGAYSNLQLNQVIKSHQLKAVDKGLLTTLVYGTIQYRLLLEYWLAPFVKGKKLEPWVKELLLTALFQWHKLDKIPKHAIFNESIEVAKTLGNAGTAKFVTAILHNMDRTGLLDESKIADPIERLSISYSLPVWLVKALLDQVGEDKTKSILASLNEAPAQSVRVNTAKTTIADAKASLVTEGLFVSDSAVAADALVVTGGHVASSKAFIEGLITIQDESAMLPVEALAIDESVHLVLDAAAAPGGKTTQIAQYLSGDAKVLALDIHDHKVKLIKANAKRLGLADRVEAKALDARQVPEKLDQDFDRILVDAPCSGLGLLRRKPEIRYEKSLEDVLHLADLQLSILNATAKRLAPGGRLVYSTCTILNQENDGVIERFLAENPDFTLLKTPTDKKLKDDRVEDVLKIYPDDYETDGFFVATLQRKD, from the coding sequence ATGCCTAATCAAGTAAAAAGTAGTCAAAGTCCCCGTTTACTAGCGGTTGTTACCCTAGCTAAAATTAAAAACGGTGCGTATTCCAACCTACAGTTGAACCAGGTGATCAAGAGCCATCAGCTTAAAGCAGTTGATAAGGGGCTTTTGACCACGCTCGTTTATGGGACTATTCAGTACCGCTTATTGTTGGAGTACTGGTTGGCCCCCTTTGTGAAAGGGAAAAAATTAGAACCATGGGTCAAGGAATTGCTCTTGACGGCATTGTTCCAATGGCATAAACTAGACAAAATTCCTAAGCATGCCATTTTCAACGAAAGCATTGAAGTGGCTAAGACCCTTGGAAATGCTGGGACAGCCAAGTTTGTCACGGCTATTTTGCATAATATGGACCGCACGGGTCTTCTTGATGAAAGTAAAATTGCAGATCCAATCGAACGTTTATCGATTTCCTATTCGTTACCCGTTTGGCTGGTGAAAGCCTTATTGGATCAAGTCGGGGAAGATAAGACCAAGAGTATTTTGGCCTCTTTGAATGAAGCACCGGCCCAGTCTGTCCGAGTTAATACGGCGAAGACAACGATTGCTGATGCAAAGGCAAGTTTGGTGACCGAAGGTCTCTTTGTTTCAGATTCCGCTGTGGCTGCCGATGCACTAGTCGTCACTGGTGGTCATGTGGCTTCTTCTAAAGCCTTTATTGAAGGTCTGATTACGATTCAAGATGAATCCGCCATGTTGCCGGTTGAGGCACTAGCCATTGATGAATCCGTTCATTTGGTTTTGGATGCGGCGGCTGCTCCTGGTGGCAAGACGACCCAGATTGCCCAGTATTTATCGGGGGATGCCAAAGTTTTGGCCTTAGATATCCACGATCACAAGGTTAAGTTGATTAAAGCCAATGCGAAACGCCTTGGTTTAGCTGACCGGGTTGAGGCAAAAGCTTTGGATGCTCGACAGGTGCCAGAAAAGTTGGACCAAGACTTTGATCGAATTTTGGTCGATGCACCTTGTTCTGGCTTAGGGCTCTTGCGACGGAAACCAGAAATTCGCTATGAAAAGTCGCTTGAAGATGTTTTGCACCTCGCTGACTTACAGCTTTCGATTTTAAATGCGACCGCAAAGCGATTAGCGCCAGGCGGCCGTTTGGTTTATAGTACTTGTACGATTTTAAATCAGGAAAACGATGGCGTGATTGAACGCTTTTTAGCTGAAAATCCTGATTTTACCTTGTTGAAGACACCAACCGATAAAAAGTTGAAGGATGATCGGGTAGAGGATGTGTTGAAAATCTATCCAGATGACTACGAAACGGACGGCTTTTTCGTAGCTACCCTTCAAAGGAAGGATTAG